In a single window of the Paenibacillus sp. MMS20-IR301 genome:
- a CDS encoding sugar ABC transporter substrate-binding protein, which translates to MNKSMKSKRPAVALITALTVMAALSGCSGGKSAGNVAAGNSGAGGNGGSGEQVTISHYTIDSEDRAFIEKLIPDFEKQHPGIKVKVEKAPYEQFDSKLQTLIAGGNSPDVTSHYGYGGFAEYYNKGMLLDLTDLIKEDGFKAEDYHIPGNLMNIYTVNGHTYGIPVNMYVTLMLYNKDMFDAAGVAYPPSDYEDKSWTFDQMVEDAKKLTNVSDDIAKTQYGVDFTWAERDMRPLYFGAEPYSADTWTNGGVPSETYFDSPEVIAAYQKLFDLVFKDKVSPTSEWSKSVAGQNGDPFVAGKIGMSIGGSWNLAGANDFPFKIGVAAVPWGGNEQVRSTLFVDPLLILKDSKHPKEAFEWIKYLLTTEIQEKSIELSGGNPPVNTEAAEAYYKHFDGIDPADVKKVYEGAVKYGYESYNHLITNYSQINDMFINELQPVETGHKTLEEVMPVIQKKVTEIIAR; encoded by the coding sequence ATGAACAAGAGTATGAAGAGCAAGCGGCCGGCAGTGGCGCTTATTACTGCACTGACCGTAATGGCAGCATTATCGGGCTGCAGCGGCGGCAAATCAGCGGGCAATGTGGCAGCGGGGAACAGCGGAGCAGGGGGCAACGGCGGCTCCGGGGAGCAGGTGACGATCTCCCACTATACGATTGATTCGGAGGACCGGGCTTTCATCGAGAAGCTGATACCTGATTTCGAGAAGCAGCATCCGGGCATCAAGGTTAAGGTGGAGAAAGCTCCGTATGAGCAGTTCGACAGCAAGCTGCAGACGCTGATTGCCGGCGGTAATTCTCCGGATGTCACGAGCCACTACGGTTACGGCGGTTTCGCCGAATATTATAACAAAGGCATGCTGCTTGATCTGACTGACCTGATTAAGGAAGACGGGTTCAAGGCGGAGGACTACCATATCCCCGGCAACCTGATGAATATCTATACCGTAAACGGCCATACCTACGGCATTCCGGTCAATATGTATGTCACACTGATGCTCTACAATAAGGATATGTTCGATGCCGCCGGTGTCGCCTATCCGCCAAGTGATTATGAGGATAAGAGCTGGACCTTCGACCAGATGGTGGAGGATGCCAAGAAACTGACCAACGTCTCGGACGATATTGCCAAAACCCAGTACGGCGTTGACTTTACCTGGGCTGAGCGTGATATGCGGCCGCTGTATTTCGGAGCTGAGCCCTACTCTGCGGATACCTGGACTAACGGCGGCGTGCCTTCGGAGACCTATTTCGATTCCCCCGAGGTTATTGCCGCTTACCAGAAGCTGTTCGACCTTGTATTCAAGGATAAGGTATCCCCGACCAGCGAGTGGAGTAAAAGCGTGGCCGGACAAAACGGCGATCCGTTCGTCGCAGGCAAAATCGGCATGTCCATCGGCGGTTCTTGGAACCTGGCCGGAGCCAATGACTTTCCGTTCAAAATCGGCGTAGCCGCAGTACCTTGGGGCGGTAATGAGCAGGTGCGCAGCACGCTGTTCGTCGATCCGCTGCTGATTCTGAAAGATTCGAAGCATCCGAAGGAAGCATTTGAGTGGATCAAATATTTGCTGACCACCGAGATTCAGGAGAAATCGATCGAGCTGAGCGGCGGGAATCCGCCGGTGAATACGGAAGCGGCTGAGGCCTATTACAAGCATTTTGACGGAATCGATCCGGCGGATGTGAAAAAGGTCTATGAGGGTGCGGTGAAATACGGCTATGAATCCTATAACCATCTGATCACCAACTACTCGCAGATTAACGATATGTTCATCAATGAGCTGCAGCCTGTGGAGACCGGGCATAAGACGCTTGAAGAGGTTATGCCGGTTATTCAGAAGAAGGTTACCGAGATTATCGCAAGATAA
- the udk gene encoding uridine kinase — translation MLIIGIAGGTGSGKTTVARSVIERLGSDKVTFISQDNYYKDHSYLSMAERGAINYDHPLAFDTELLIEHLDCLKAGQAAYAPVYDFTVHARSTDRTVELAPNNIVILEGLHVLSDEKLREQLNIKVFVDTDPDVRILRRVLRDIEERGRTIRSIHTQYLTTVKPMHEAFIEPSKKYADLIIPEGGQNEVGIQLLSVLTEKYLSGDQQWD, via the coding sequence ATGCTTATTATTGGTATCGCCGGCGGGACCGGTTCCGGCAAAACAACAGTAGCCCGCTCCGTCATTGAGCGTCTTGGTTCAGACAAAGTAACGTTCATATCTCAGGATAACTACTATAAAGACCATTCTTACCTCAGCATGGCTGAACGCGGCGCAATCAACTACGATCATCCGCTGGCCTTTGACACGGAACTGCTGATAGAGCATCTGGATTGTCTGAAAGCCGGACAAGCCGCCTATGCTCCAGTGTATGATTTCACCGTTCACGCACGTTCAACCGATAGGACTGTTGAGCTTGCGCCGAACAATATTGTTATTCTTGAAGGACTTCACGTCTTGTCCGATGAGAAGCTGCGTGAGCAGCTTAACATCAAGGTATTCGTGGATACCGACCCGGATGTACGCATTCTCCGCCGGGTGCTGCGGGATATTGAGGAGCGCGGCCGGACGATCCGTTCCATCCACACCCAATACCTGACCACCGTCAAGCCGATGCATGAGGCCTTCATCGAGCCATCCAAGAAATACGCTGACCTGATCATTCCGGAAGGCGGACAGAATGAAGTCGGCATCCAGCTGCTGTCCGTATTGACCGAGAAATATTTGTCAGGTGACCAGCAGTGGGACTAA
- a CDS encoding carbohydrate ABC transporter permease — protein MSTVKATSPLSPASRPHRRVKPVTIASFIALVITTFLMLLPLFFMVSTSLKSKREMLKFPPTFLPESWAWSNYTEIFDTLQFGTLYKNSLIIAVLSVFGTLLSSAFVAYGFARYRGRGNSFWFILLLSTMMLPYPAIMIPQFVLFSKMQWIDTFLPLIVPAFFGSAYNIFLLRQFFSTLPEELFDAGRIDGCGELRMWRTIALPLSAPALATVAIFAFIYSWNDLLTPVLYLSSSEKFTLPVGMASLTSSRFRIPPWHLLMVASVLAMVPIVTLFAIAQKQFVEGIVLTGIK, from the coding sequence ATGAGTACCGTGAAGGCCACCAGCCCGCTCTCTCCAGCTTCCCGCCCGCACCGGAGAGTGAAGCCCGTCACCATAGCCAGCTTCATTGCACTGGTCATTACCACCTTCCTTATGCTGCTGCCGCTGTTCTTCATGGTCTCGACTTCGCTGAAATCTAAGCGGGAGATGCTGAAGTTCCCGCCGACCTTTCTGCCGGAGAGCTGGGCCTGGAGCAACTATACGGAGATTTTTGATACGCTGCAATTCGGCACGCTGTACAAGAACAGCCTGATTATCGCTGTACTCTCCGTATTCGGCACCCTGCTCTCTTCGGCATTCGTCGCTTACGGCTTCGCCCGGTACCGCGGGCGCGGCAACAGCTTCTGGTTCATCCTGCTGCTGAGCACCATGATGCTGCCTTATCCGGCAATCATGATTCCGCAGTTTGTACTGTTCTCCAAGATGCAGTGGATCGACACCTTCCTGCCGCTGATTGTACCCGCCTTCTTCGGCTCGGCGTATAACATCTTCCTGCTGCGGCAGTTCTTCTCCACGCTGCCCGAGGAGCTGTTCGATGCCGGAAGGATCGACGGCTGCGGCGAGCTGCGGATGTGGCGGACCATTGCGCTTCCGCTGTCCGCACCGGCGCTGGCGACGGTCGCAATCTTCGCTTTTATCTACAGCTGGAATGATCTGCTGACGCCGGTGCTCTACCTGAGCTCATCCGAGAAATTCACCCTGCCGGTCGGCATGGCCTCGCTCACTTCATCACGGTTCCGTATTCCGCCGTGGCATCTGCTGATGGTTGCCTCTGTGCTGGCTATGGTCCCGATTGTCACCCTGTTCGCCATTGCCCAGAAGCAGTTCGTGGAAGGCATTGTACTGACCGGCATCAAGTAA
- a CDS encoding beta-eliminating lyase-related protein gives MNEQNVLLEAFNKAPVKLAGHGNRDIAVLTEALSEVEGSLASDMYGAGRVIGEFEAEMAAVLGKESAVFFPSGTMAQQIALRIWCDRKGSRQVAYHPLCHLEIHEQDGLKELHHLEPLLLADPNRLITLEDVKQMGAGTACLLLELPQREIGGQLPEYAELEAISAYCREQGIMLHLDGARLFEVLPYYGKTAAEVCELFDSVYISFYKGIGGIAGAILAGSRQFTEESKIWKRRHGGDLISLYPYILPAKYYYRQRIGRMAGYYEQAKELAALFNGCHKVSTLPEVPVSNMFHVHFAFSREQLAPVLIRVYEETGIGLTGRLKETGEASCSYELSIGDLYSGVSRPVLEETFRLLDARLREI, from the coding sequence ATGAATGAACAGAATGTCTTACTGGAAGCCTTTAATAAGGCGCCGGTGAAGCTGGCAGGACACGGAAACAGAGACATAGCGGTACTCACAGAAGCGTTGTCTGAAGTGGAGGGCAGCCTGGCAAGTGATATGTATGGAGCGGGCCGGGTCATCGGGGAGTTCGAGGCCGAGATGGCCGCAGTGCTCGGCAAGGAAAGTGCCGTATTCTTCCCCAGCGGGACGATGGCGCAGCAGATTGCCCTGCGGATCTGGTGTGACCGCAAGGGCAGCAGACAGGTGGCGTATCACCCGCTCTGCCACCTGGAGATTCATGAGCAGGACGGACTTAAGGAGCTGCATCATCTTGAGCCGCTGCTGCTGGCGGACCCTAACCGGCTCATTACGCTGGAAGATGTGAAACAGATGGGAGCGGGGACCGCCTGCCTGCTGCTGGAGCTGCCGCAGCGGGAGATCGGCGGCCAGCTGCCGGAGTATGCTGAGCTGGAGGCGATTTCGGCCTATTGCCGTGAGCAGGGAATTATGCTCCACCTTGACGGAGCAAGATTGTTCGAGGTGCTGCCCTATTACGGTAAGACAGCAGCAGAGGTGTGTGAATTGTTCGACAGCGTGTATATCTCCTTCTATAAAGGTATCGGCGGCATTGCGGGAGCCATTCTGGCTGGAAGCCGGCAATTCACGGAGGAATCGAAGATCTGGAAACGCCGCCACGGCGGGGATCTGATCAGCCTCTATCCGTATATTCTTCCGGCTAAATATTATTACCGGCAGAGAATCGGCCGGATGGCCGGGTATTATGAGCAGGCCAAGGAGCTTGCTGCCTTATTCAACGGCTGTCATAAGGTATCTACTCTGCCGGAGGTGCCGGTCTCCAATATGTTCCATGTACATTTCGCCTTCTCCAGGGAGCAGCTTGCGCCGGTGCTGATCCGGGTTTATGAAGAGACGGGTATCGGGCTGACGGGGCGGCTCAAAGAAACCGGCGAAGCTTCGTGCTCATATGAGCTGAGTATCGGGGATCTCTACAGCGGGGTTTCCAGGCCTGTGCTGGAGGAGACCTTCCGTCTGCTTGATGCCCGGCTGAGGGAAATCTGA
- a CDS encoding LacI family DNA-binding transcriptional regulator, giving the protein MKVSILDVAKKSGLSVVTVSRVINNAGSVRENNRQKVLAAIKELDYRPNAAARSLASGKTGIIGLIVTTLQDSFFDAVVKELNEILALHGYFLAISISTGIGSDEHHYLIQEDRVDGLILLSPMEEDNYIMELKRRGIPYVLIDNQQPENDSYSITVNNFKGGYTAASHLLELGHTSIAHLSGSEMFRSTRERRTGFLQALQEQGITPFQVVPGDFEINAGYTTAKRWLQEGKLPTAVFAGDDNIALGVINALMEAGVRVPEEVAVVGYDDHYIASQLRPHLTTLSQPADKIGLAAADMLLRRLSGEMKRGAGIRIDPELIVRESTKTS; this is encoded by the coding sequence ATGAAAGTGAGTATTTTGGATGTAGCCAAAAAATCCGGGTTATCCGTAGTTACCGTATCCCGGGTAATCAATAATGCCGGGTCTGTACGGGAGAACAACCGCCAGAAGGTGCTCGCCGCGATCAAAGAGCTCGATTACCGCCCGAATGCCGCCGCCCGCAGCCTGGCCAGCGGCAAGACCGGCATTATCGGCCTGATTGTAACCACCCTCCAGGATTCCTTCTTCGATGCAGTAGTCAAAGAACTGAATGAGATTCTGGCGCTGCACGGCTATTTCCTGGCCATCTCCATCTCCACAGGCATCGGTTCTGATGAGCATCATTACCTGATCCAGGAGGACCGGGTAGACGGATTGATTCTGCTCTCGCCGATGGAAGAGGATAATTATATTATGGAGCTCAAGCGCCGGGGCATTCCTTATGTGCTGATTGACAATCAGCAGCCCGAGAATGACAGCTACTCAATTACCGTTAACAACTTCAAGGGCGGGTATACCGCCGCCAGCCATCTGCTGGAGCTGGGGCACACCTCCATTGCCCATCTGAGCGGAAGCGAGATGTTCCGCAGTACCCGGGAGCGCCGGACAGGCTTCCTGCAGGCACTGCAGGAGCAAGGGATCACCCCGTTCCAAGTCGTGCCCGGCGATTTCGAGATCAATGCCGGCTATACCACTGCGAAGCGCTGGCTGCAGGAGGGCAAGCTGCCGACAGCTGTATTCGCCGGAGATGACAATATCGCTCTCGGGGTAATTAATGCCCTGATGGAAGCAGGGGTCCGGGTACCGGAAGAAGTAGCCGTAGTCGGTTACGACGACCACTACATCGCTTCCCAGCTCCGCCCGCATCTGACTACCTTAAGCCAGCCGGCGGACAAGATCGGGCTCGCCGCTGCCGATATGCTGCTGCGCAGGTTAAGCGGCGAGATGAAACGCGGTGCAGGCATCCGGATTGACCCGGAGCTGATTGTCCGCGAATCTACGAAGACATCTTAA
- a CDS encoding carbohydrate ABC transporter permease, whose protein sequence is MYLFISPWLIGFLIFALYPILSSLYYSFTDYDIIHPPRFIGLANYNEMFHNELFWRSVKVTLKYTFISVPVQLLLGLGFALLLHQAIPWRGFFRTAMYFPSMVSGVAMSLLWYWIFNPQIGLFNYMLSWFGIPGPAWLMSPDTALYALIIMSFWTAGSGMILFLAGLQGVPASLLEAAKLDGAGRLRIFWNITLPMISPVLLFQLIMGLIDSFQVFTQAFVMTQGGPNYSTWFYVYNLYTSAFKEYRAGYSSALAWILLLVVMLFTAVIMKLSNRYVHYEGGSRR, encoded by the coding sequence ATGTATCTGTTTATTTCCCCTTGGCTAATCGGCTTCCTTATTTTCGCTCTCTACCCCATCCTGTCGTCGCTATACTACAGCTTCACCGATTATGACATTATCCATCCGCCGAGGTTCATCGGTCTGGCCAACTACAACGAGATGTTCCACAATGAGCTGTTCTGGCGGTCAGTCAAAGTCACCCTGAAATATACCTTCATCAGCGTGCCGGTGCAGCTGCTGCTCGGCCTCGGCTTCGCCCTGCTGCTGCATCAGGCCATTCCCTGGCGCGGATTCTTCCGGACGGCGATGTATTTCCCCAGTATGGTCTCCGGCGTGGCCATGTCACTGCTCTGGTACTGGATTTTCAACCCGCAGATCGGCCTCTTCAACTATATGCTTTCCTGGTTCGGCATTCCCGGTCCGGCCTGGCTGATGAGTCCCGACACCGCGCTGTACGCCCTGATCATCATGTCCTTCTGGACAGCGGGCTCCGGCATGATCCTCTTTCTGGCAGGCCTGCAAGGCGTCCCGGCCAGCCTGCTCGAGGCCGCGAAGCTTGACGGGGCAGGACGGCTGCGCATCTTCTGGAACATTACGCTGCCGATGATCTCCCCGGTGCTGCTGTTCCAGCTGATTATGGGGTTGATTGATTCCTTCCAGGTCTTCACCCAAGCCTTCGTCATGACCCAGGGCGGACCCAATTACTCCACCTGGTTCTACGTCTACAATCTGTACACAAGCGCCTTCAAGGAATACCGCGCCGGCTATTCTTCCGCACTAGCCTGGATCCTGCTGCTTGTGGTCATGCTGTTCACGGCGGTCATTATGAAGCTGTCTAACCGTTACGTTCACTATGAAGGAGGCAGCCGCCGATGA